One Paraburkholderia sp. HP33-1 genomic region harbors:
- a CDS encoding LysR family transcriptional regulator, whose amino-acid sequence MREISLDRLRTLVVVADLGSFAEAARVLHLAPPTVSLHIADLESRVGAPLLSRKRGQVRASAIGETLVAYARQLLAGAEQALEDVRRQVEGLGGRVRLGASTAAIANLLPQSLERLAAEHPGIDVQIAVQTSQETLMRLAEESLDVGIVALPQAPIRGLSIEKWRRDPVVAFMPAGWTCPARITPQWIAAKPLILSDASTRLSRLTTEWFSAAGQHPTPRIQLNYTEAIKSLVAAGYGAALLPQEASRAPADARIVTRALRPALWRQLGLAYRAGTVERPTQYVLDVLRSLRLS is encoded by the coding sequence ATGAGAGAGATCAGTCTCGACCGCTTGCGCACTCTCGTTGTCGTTGCCGACCTCGGCTCCTTCGCCGAGGCCGCTCGCGTTCTGCATCTCGCGCCGCCCACAGTCAGTCTGCACATCGCGGATCTGGAGAGCCGCGTCGGCGCGCCGCTGTTGTCGCGCAAACGCGGTCAGGTGCGGGCCTCGGCGATCGGTGAGACGCTGGTGGCCTATGCACGTCAGTTGCTGGCCGGTGCCGAGCAGGCATTGGAAGACGTGCGGCGGCAGGTGGAAGGGCTCGGTGGGCGCGTTCGGCTCGGCGCTTCCACCGCGGCCATCGCGAATCTGCTGCCGCAGTCCCTGGAACGACTGGCCGCGGAGCATCCCGGAATCGATGTGCAAATCGCCGTGCAGACCTCGCAGGAAACGCTGATGCGACTCGCGGAGGAATCGCTCGATGTGGGCATCGTGGCGCTGCCGCAAGCGCCGATACGTGGGCTATCTATCGAAAAATGGCGCCGCGATCCTGTCGTTGCATTCATGCCGGCGGGCTGGACGTGTCCGGCGCGCATCACGCCGCAATGGATCGCCGCGAAGCCGCTGATCCTGAGCGACGCCAGCACGCGGCTTTCCCGTTTGACGACGGAGTGGTTCAGCGCGGCGGGGCAGCACCCCACGCCGCGCATCCAGCTCAACTACACGGAGGCGATCAAGAGCCTCGTGGCCGCGGGATACGGCGCCGCACTACTGCCACAGGAAGCGAGCCGCGCACCGGCCGACGCGCGCATCGTCACCCGTGCACTGCGCCCGGCGCTATGGCGGCAGCTGGGCCTTGCCTATCGCGCGGGGACGGTGGAGCGTCCGACTCAGTATGTGCTCGACGTATTGCGAAGTTTGCGATTGAGCTAG
- a CDS encoding SDR family oxidoreductase, translated as MDWQNQKVVVLGGSSGIGLATVTRLAAAGASVVAVGRDRARIDGALGGISGRVTGEALDCTDRPALERFFGGLGRIDHLVMTLSGGEGAGPFAELDLAALRRGFEAKFWPQLEAAQSALPALRRDGSLTFLTAISARIANPGTAGLGAINGALESMIGTLARELAPLRVNAVSPGVIDTPWWDRFPASVKSELFRQQSETLPVRRVGQAADVAHALQFLLENTFMTGAVIECDGGLRLL; from the coding sequence ATGGACTGGCAAAATCAGAAGGTCGTGGTGCTGGGTGGCTCGTCGGGTATCGGGCTGGCGACGGTGACGCGGCTGGCGGCGGCCGGCGCGAGCGTCGTCGCGGTGGGGCGCGACCGCGCCAGAATCGACGGTGCGTTGGGTGGCATCAGTGGGCGGGTGACGGGCGAAGCGCTTGATTGCACTGATCGCCCGGCGCTCGAACGCTTCTTCGGCGGGCTCGGCCGGATCGATCATCTGGTGATGACGCTGTCCGGCGGCGAAGGCGCGGGGCCGTTTGCCGAACTCGATCTGGCGGCGCTGCGGCGCGGTTTCGAGGCCAAGTTCTGGCCGCAACTCGAAGCGGCGCAGAGCGCGCTGCCCGCACTGCGTCGTGACGGCAGTCTGACGTTTCTGACCGCGATTTCCGCGCGTATCGCGAATCCGGGCACAGCAGGTTTGGGCGCGATCAACGGCGCGCTCGAAAGCATGATCGGCACGCTGGCGCGCGAGCTTGCGCCGCTGCGCGTGAACGCGGTGTCGCCGGGAGTGATCGATACGCCCTGGTGGGACAGGTTTCCCGCGAGCGTGAAGAGCGAGCTGTTTCGTCAGCAGAGCGAAACGCTACCGGTGCGGCGCGTCGGCCAGGCCGCTGATGTCGCGCACGCGCTGCAGTTTCTGCTGGAGAACACGTTCATGACCGGGGCGGTGATTGAATGTGATGGGGGGCTCCGGCTGCTGTGA
- a CDS encoding cytochrome b yields MTTQTDSLTDLTDATRPQRYTRTAMTLHWLIAVLMIVNVVLGLSADSLPDDWVRPVIDMHKSIGITVLGLALLRILWRVSHEPPPLPREFPSWEKLAAHLAHFTLYLLMIALPLSGWLHDSAWKDAATHPMQWFGLFQWPRIGYVMHLDPTLKETLHDRFGALHTWLGYALYALLAMHIGGALKHEWIDRKSVFRRMTP; encoded by the coding sequence ATGACTACCCAGACGGACTCTCTGACCGATTTGACCGATGCAACTCGCCCGCAACGCTACACGCGCACCGCCATGACGCTGCACTGGCTGATCGCGGTGCTGATGATCGTCAACGTCGTGCTCGGTCTGTCCGCTGATTCGCTGCCCGACGACTGGGTGCGTCCGGTGATCGACATGCACAAATCGATCGGCATCACGGTGCTCGGACTCGCGCTGCTGCGCATTTTGTGGCGCGTGTCGCACGAGCCGCCGCCGTTGCCGCGCGAGTTTCCGTCGTGGGAAAAGCTTGCCGCCCACCTCGCGCACTTCACGCTGTATCTGCTGATGATCGCGTTGCCGCTGTCCGGCTGGCTGCATGATTCCGCGTGGAAAGACGCGGCCACGCATCCGATGCAGTGGTTCGGCCTGTTCCAATGGCCGCGCATCGGTTATGTCATGCACCTCGATCCGACACTGAAAGAGACGTTGCACGATCGCTTCGGCGCGTTGCACACGTGGCTCGGTTACGCGCTCTATGCGTTGCTGGCGATGCATATCGGCGGCGCGCTCAAGCATGAGTGGATCGATCGCAAGTCGGTGTTCAGGCGCATGACGCCGTGA
- a CDS encoding glycosyltransferase family 2 protein yields MKKTLEQALALTSPRILPRRATLSGTLIHSSVVVLWALLFARAFFLRGALAWSIGIAYVIYDTLLLAFVTWKSLPLMRRATPLEADYERRDLPGMGVIVASHNEAAVLPVTLAALLRQTHGPAQIVIADDGSTDTTADLLTQRFGLTPAAEGVLSAPSSLHPNLFWLRVPHGGKARALNAAITVMTTDTVMTVDADTLLDDDAIYAMRVAFASDPKLVAAAGILVPVCGKSLSGRVFQWFQTYEYMRNFIARFAWMRADSLLLISGAFASFRRDALVAVGGFDPQCLVEDYELIHRLRRYSVDHNLGWDVRVVGEAHARTDAPDNLASFLRQRRRWFAGFLQTQYWNRDMTGNPRYGTLGMLMLPVKAVDTMQPIYGLTAFALLLGFLFGGHGAIVVSIFSVIGLKTAIDLAFYIWSIHLYRRWTGERSGNSLGMAMLAAVAEPFSFQLARHLGAALGWLHFLRGGRAWGVQRRSGLIASEER; encoded by the coding sequence GTGAAGAAAACCCTCGAACAGGCACTCGCTCTCACGTCGCCACGCATCTTGCCGCGGCGCGCGACGCTATCGGGCACGCTGATCCATTCCAGCGTCGTCGTGCTGTGGGCGCTGCTGTTCGCGCGCGCTTTTTTTCTGCGCGGTGCGCTCGCCTGGTCGATCGGGATTGCGTATGTCATCTACGACACGCTGCTGCTCGCGTTCGTTACGTGGAAATCGTTGCCGCTCATGCGCCGCGCGACGCCGCTCGAAGCGGACTACGAACGACGCGATCTGCCGGGCATGGGTGTCATCGTCGCGTCGCATAACGAGGCGGCCGTGTTGCCCGTCACGCTCGCCGCGCTGCTGCGGCAAACGCACGGGCCGGCGCAGATCGTGATCGCCGACGACGGCTCCACCGACACCACCGCCGACCTGCTCACGCAACGCTTCGGCCTCACGCCGGCCGCCGAAGGCGTGCTGAGCGCGCCGAGCTCGCTCCATCCGAACCTGTTCTGGCTGCGGGTGCCGCACGGCGGCAAGGCGCGCGCGCTGAACGCCGCGATCACCGTGATGACGACCGACACCGTGATGACCGTCGACGCCGACACGCTGCTCGACGACGACGCGATCTACGCAATGCGCGTCGCGTTCGCGAGCGATCCGAAGCTCGTCGCGGCGGCCGGCATTCTCGTGCCGGTCTGCGGCAAGTCGTTGTCGGGTCGGGTGTTCCAGTGGTTCCAGACCTACGAGTACATGCGCAACTTCATCGCGCGTTTCGCGTGGATGCGCGCAGACAGCCTGTTGCTGATCTCGGGCGCGTTCGCGTCGTTCCGGCGCGATGCGCTCGTCGCGGTCGGCGGCTTCGATCCGCAGTGTCTCGTCGAAGACTACGAGCTGATTCACCGGCTGCGCCGCTATTCGGTCGATCACAACCTCGGCTGGGACGTGCGTGTGGTCGGCGAAGCGCATGCGCGCACCGACGCCCCCGACAACCTCGCGAGCTTTCTGCGCCAGCGACGCCGCTGGTTCGCGGGCTTCCTGCAGACGCAGTACTGGAATCGCGACATGACCGGCAATCCGCGCTATGGCACGCTCGGGATGCTGATGCTGCCGGTCAAGGCGGTCGACACGATGCAGCCGATCTACGGCCTCACCGCGTTCGCACTGCTGCTCGGCTTTCTGTTCGGCGGACACGGCGCGATCGTCGTGTCGATCTTCAGCGTGATCGGCCTGAAAACGGCGATCGATCTGGCGTTCTATATCTGGAGCATCCATCTGTACCGGCGCTGGACTGGTGAGCGCAGCGGCAACAGCCTCGGCATGGCAATGCTCGCGGCCGTCGCCGAACCGTTCTCGTTCCAGCTCGCGCGCCACCTGGGCGCGGCGCTCGGCTGGCTGCACTTTCTGCGCGGTGGCCGCGCATGGGGTGTGCAACGGCGCTCCGGGCTTATCGCAAGCGAGGAGCGCTGA
- a CDS encoding TetR/AcrR family transcriptional regulator produces the protein MHTSTKREKRPRGRPRNYDSQQALNDARDAFWHGGYSGTSLDALSEATGMNRPSLYGAFGDKHALYLDTLDRYIAFGRDTMKAALHGDRPLAEALLAVYEGALALYLPPDEVPRGCFLIGTAAVESRGDAQVRGKLAQGLATFDAEFERRLERARAQGELDAAASPALLAKVASAILHSLALRSRAGDSRESLRATAQAGVALICGTPARTPAKTRRKSHDKSAAI, from the coding sequence ATGCATACCAGTACAAAAAGGGAAAAGCGCCCCCGTGGACGACCGCGCAACTACGATTCGCAACAGGCGTTGAACGATGCGCGCGACGCGTTCTGGCATGGCGGCTACTCGGGCACGTCGCTCGATGCGTTGAGCGAGGCGACCGGCATGAACCGGCCGAGCCTGTACGGCGCTTTCGGCGACAAGCACGCGCTGTATCTCGACACGCTGGATCGCTATATCGCGTTTGGCCGCGACACGATGAAAGCCGCGCTGCATGGCGATCGACCTCTCGCCGAGGCGTTGCTGGCCGTGTACGAAGGCGCGCTCGCGCTTTACCTTCCACCCGACGAGGTGCCGCGCGGATGTTTTCTGATCGGGACGGCAGCGGTGGAATCGAGAGGGGATGCGCAAGTGCGCGGCAAGCTCGCGCAGGGCCTTGCCACGTTCGACGCCGAGTTCGAGCGACGGCTCGAACGCGCGCGAGCGCAAGGCGAGCTCGATGCGGCCGCGAGTCCCGCGCTGCTCGCCAAAGTCGCATCCGCGATTCTGCACAGCCTTGCACTGCGCTCGCGTGCGGGCGACTCGCGCGAGTCGCTGCGTGCGACGGCGCAGGCTGGCGTCGCGTTGATCTGCGGGACGCCAGCCAGGACACCAGCTAAAACGCGGCGCAAGTCTCATGACAAAAGCGCCGCGATCTAG
- a CDS encoding multidrug effflux MFS transporter, whose translation MTPASADSAPNSPRFLLFLVCLFASAGQLAIDIYVPALPAMARYFGTSPQAIQTSVTVYMVAYAFGQLIFGPIADAYGRKRVLAFGLSVYTVGCLLSLAAPNLETFILARALQGFGIASTNLLAKAIITDSFVGQSLLHAFTYMSIAWGLAPIVAPVIGAHLQTAFSWRACLVFLLIYSLVMWALLWRYRETLPKPVHLEPRTLAANARKVFASPVFQSCFLAQGLCYSILLVFNIVGPFMVQNTLHKPPTFFGYLALGIGMMYFLGGLSNRLHRPGLPSAEQRLRIGARLMAAASIAMLLLALTVGLRVWTLATPVLVMGFCSGAMYPTLMAKGNSLFPHIAGLTSAILGCSLLLVSSVMMGLAGFASVQVLTPLALFFVAIAFVVVAMVTKLLRHLAHVQPAGAVPAGREAA comes from the coding sequence ATGACCCCCGCTTCCGCCGACTCCGCTCCAAACTCGCCTCGCTTCCTGCTATTCCTGGTCTGCCTATTCGCGTCCGCCGGACAGCTCGCTATCGACATCTACGTGCCCGCGCTGCCCGCGATGGCGCGCTACTTCGGCACTTCGCCGCAAGCGATCCAGACCAGCGTCACCGTCTACATGGTCGCCTACGCGTTCGGCCAGCTGATCTTCGGCCCGATCGCCGACGCGTACGGCCGCAAGCGCGTGCTCGCGTTCGGCCTTAGCGTCTATACGGTCGGTTGCCTGCTGTCGCTCGCGGCGCCCAATCTGGAGACGTTCATCCTTGCCCGCGCGCTGCAGGGCTTCGGCATCGCGAGCACGAACCTGCTCGCGAAGGCGATCATCACCGATTCGTTCGTGGGCCAGTCGTTGCTGCACGCGTTCACGTACATGTCGATCGCGTGGGGGCTCGCGCCGATCGTCGCGCCGGTAATCGGCGCGCATCTGCAAACGGCGTTCAGCTGGCGCGCATGCCTCGTATTCCTGCTGATCTATTCGCTCGTGATGTGGGCGCTGCTGTGGCGTTATCGCGAGACGTTGCCCAAGCCCGTGCATCTCGAACCGCGCACACTGGCCGCGAACGCCCGCAAGGTGTTCGCGAGCCCCGTGTTCCAGAGCTGTTTTCTTGCGCAGGGTCTGTGCTACAGCATCCTGCTCGTCTTCAACATCGTCGGGCCGTTCATGGTGCAGAACACGCTGCACAAGCCGCCGACATTCTTCGGCTACCTCGCGCTCGGCATCGGCATGATGTACTTCCTTGGCGGCCTGTCGAATCGCCTGCACCGTCCGGGGTTGCCTAGCGCCGAGCAACGGCTGCGCATCGGCGCGCGGCTGATGGCGGCCGCGTCGATTGCAATGCTGCTGCTCGCGCTGACGGTCGGCCTGCGGGTGTGGACGCTTGCGACGCCCGTGCTCGTGATGGGCTTCTGCTCCGGCGCAATGTATCCGACGCTGATGGCGAAGGGCAACTCGCTGTTCCCGCACATCGCGGGTCTGACGAGCGCGATTCTCGGCTGCTCACTGCTGCTGGTGTCGTCCGTGATGATGGGACTCGCCGGCTTCGCGTCGGTGCAGGTGCTCACGCCGCTCGCGTTGTTCTTCGTGGCCATCGCGTTCGTCGTCGTCGCGATGGTGACGAAGCTGCTGCGCCATCTCGCGCATGTACAGCCCGCGGGTGCGGTGCCCGCTGGCCGCGAGGCCGCCTGA
- a CDS encoding LysR family transcriptional regulator: MPRAGLAELTAFITIAEQRSFSAAARVLGLSPSALSHAMRNMESRLDVRLFNRTTRSVALTEAGEQLLRRVRPALADLDDAVVEVTAARNRPSGTIRISASESSAKQLVQHVLPDFFTCYPEIHVEFVVDSRLVDIVAEGLDAGIRVLEDVPRDMIAIRFGRDMRFGALASPEYLARHPAPKAPHDLMRHRCIRFRFESGTLYRWDLTHRGKSASIDVDGPMTLGNLNLMVEAALAGIGIAWVPLDHVVEHVASGRLVHLLPEWSPTFAGLCLYYPANRHPPTALRLFADAVRAWGERQLSDERGKGVRRPLKRDGAGSQRSETN, encoded by the coding sequence CTGCCGCGCGCGGGCCTCGCCGAACTGACCGCCTTCATTACGATCGCCGAACAGCGCAGCTTCAGCGCAGCCGCACGCGTGCTTGGGCTGTCGCCGTCGGCGCTGAGTCACGCGATGCGCAACATGGAGTCGCGCCTCGACGTGCGGCTCTTCAATCGCACCACACGCTCGGTCGCGTTGACGGAAGCCGGTGAGCAATTGTTACGGCGCGTGCGCCCGGCGCTCGCGGACCTCGACGACGCGGTCGTGGAAGTCACGGCGGCGCGCAACAGGCCGTCAGGCACGATCCGCATCAGCGCTTCGGAGTCGTCGGCGAAGCAGCTCGTGCAGCACGTGCTGCCCGACTTTTTCACCTGCTATCCGGAGATTCACGTCGAGTTCGTCGTCGATTCGAGGCTCGTCGATATCGTCGCCGAAGGGCTCGATGCGGGCATCCGCGTGCTCGAGGACGTCCCGCGCGACATGATCGCGATCCGCTTCGGGCGCGACATGCGTTTCGGGGCGCTCGCGTCGCCCGAGTATCTCGCGCGCCATCCCGCGCCCAAGGCGCCGCACGATCTCATGCGGCACCGTTGCATCCGCTTTCGCTTCGAAAGCGGCACGCTGTACCGCTGGGATCTCACGCATCGCGGCAAGAGCGCGAGCATCGACGTCGACGGCCCGATGACGCTCGGCAATCTGAACCTGATGGTCGAAGCGGCGCTGGCCGGCATCGGCATCGCCTGGGTTCCGCTCGATCATGTGGTCGAACATGTCGCGAGCGGCCGGCTCGTGCACTTGCTACCGGAGTGGAGCCCGACGTTCGCGGGCTTGTGCCTTTACTACCCGGCCAACCGTCATCCGCCGACCGCGCTGCGTTTGTTCGCCGACGCGGTGCGCGCGTGGGGCGAACGGCAGTTGAGCGATGAGCGAGGCAAGGGCGTGCGGCGTCCGTTGAAACGTGACGGTGCCGGAAGTCAAAGGTCCGAAACAAACTGA
- a CDS encoding aldo/keto reductase has protein sequence MQTRQLGKSGLEVSALGLGCMGLSFGYGPATEKSAGIQLIRSAFERGVTFFDTAEAYGPFVNEELVGEAVAPFRDQVVIATKFGFRDGDTKKGLDSRPENVRAVADAALKRLKTDRIDLFYQHRVDPNVPIEDVAGAVKDLIAAGKVGHFGLSEASVESIRRAHAVQPVAALQSEYSLWWREPEASVLPTLEELGIGFVPFSPLGKGFLTGAIDERTTFDKSDFRNVVPRFSEENRKANAALVDVLGRIADSKGMTRAQIALAWLLAQKPWIVPIPGTTKLTRLEENVGAASVVLTPADLADIEAALEQIKVAGERYPAQLQQFINR, from the coding sequence ATGCAAACACGTCAACTCGGCAAAAGCGGCCTCGAAGTATCGGCGCTCGGCCTCGGCTGCATGGGTCTGAGCTTCGGCTATGGCCCCGCCACGGAAAAATCGGCCGGCATCCAGCTGATCCGCTCGGCCTTCGAGCGCGGCGTCACGTTCTTCGATACCGCGGAAGCCTATGGTCCGTTCGTGAACGAGGAACTGGTCGGTGAGGCGGTCGCGCCGTTTCGCGATCAGGTGGTGATCGCGACCAAGTTCGGCTTTCGGGACGGCGACACCAAAAAGGGGCTCGACAGCCGCCCCGAAAACGTTCGCGCCGTCGCCGATGCAGCGCTCAAGCGCCTGAAAACTGACCGCATCGATCTGTTCTATCAGCATCGGGTTGATCCGAACGTGCCGATCGAAGACGTTGCCGGCGCGGTGAAAGATCTGATCGCCGCGGGCAAGGTCGGGCACTTCGGCCTGTCCGAAGCGAGCGTGGAGTCGATCCGCCGCGCGCACGCGGTTCAGCCCGTCGCGGCGCTGCAAAGCGAGTATTCGCTGTGGTGGCGGGAGCCCGAAGCAAGCGTGCTACCGACCCTCGAAGAACTCGGCATCGGCTTCGTGCCGTTCAGCCCGCTCGGCAAAGGCTTTCTGACCGGCGCGATCGACGAACGCACGACCTTCGACAAAAGCGATTTCCGCAATGTCGTGCCGCGCTTCTCGGAAGAAAACCGCAAGGCCAATGCGGCGCTCGTCGACGTGCTCGGCCGGATCGCGGACAGCAAAGGGATGACGCGCGCGCAGATCGCGCTCGCGTGGCTGCTTGCGCAAAAGCCGTGGATCGTGCCGATTCCGGGCACGACGAAGCTCACGCGCCTCGAGGAGAACGTCGGCGCCGCGAGCGTCGTGCTGACGCCGGCGGATCTCGCCGACATCGAAGCGGCGCTCGAACAGATCAAGGTGGCGGGCGAGCGCTATCCGGCGCAGCTTCAACAGTTCATCAACCGCTAG
- a CDS encoding glutathione S-transferase C-terminal domain-containing protein, which yields MELYFSPLACSLATRISLYEAGADARFIEVDTKSKRLRDGSDFYPINPLGQVPVLRTDDGWLLRENTAVLPYVADAFPAAALAPQPGTAERAKLQEWLGFISTELHKALFVPLLDPLAPADVHSYTREKVALRLDLLEQHLRDREFVLERFSVADAYLVPVLTWASYAGVELAQWPSVQQYYERITRRASVAKALAEEFALFREEQDRRKAAAT from the coding sequence ATGGAGCTTTATTTTTCGCCGCTCGCGTGTTCGCTCGCCACGCGCATTTCGCTTTATGAGGCCGGAGCCGACGCGCGTTTTATCGAAGTCGACACGAAATCGAAGCGGCTGCGCGACGGCTCCGATTTCTATCCGATCAATCCGCTAGGCCAGGTGCCCGTGCTTCGTACCGACGACGGCTGGCTGCTCAGGGAAAACACGGCGGTCCTGCCGTACGTGGCCGACGCATTTCCAGCAGCCGCGCTCGCGCCGCAGCCCGGTACGGCCGAACGCGCGAAATTGCAGGAGTGGCTCGGGTTCATCAGCACGGAGTTGCATAAGGCTCTGTTCGTGCCGCTGCTCGATCCGCTCGCGCCCGCCGACGTTCATAGCTATACGCGCGAAAAGGTGGCGCTGCGGTTGGATCTGCTCGAGCAACACTTGCGCGACCGCGAGTTTGTGCTGGAGCGGTTCTCAGTGGCGGACGCTTATCTGGTTCCTGTGCTGACCTGGGCAAGCTATGCCGGCGTCGAGCTTGCACAGTGGCCATCTGTCCAGCAGTACTACGAACGAATCACGCGCAGGGCTTCTGTTGCAAAAGCGCTGGCGGAAGAGTTCGCGCTCTTTCGCGAGGAGCAGGACAGACGGAAAGCGGCAGCGACGTAG
- a CDS encoding LysR family transcriptional regulator: MANIIENDFRRFDLNLLLTFRALLEERSVTRAAQRLFLGQPAVSGALKRLRETFGDELFVRTPQGMTPTPRALELARQIEPFLQSLHQALTQPPVFDPARAQRVFRIGLSDSLELLLMPDIMARLADTAPGVKLIARSTDSTRAAAMLDDGAIELAVGVFRECVPWQRRMPLFSWRFVSVYNPQFVRTRRKHLSMDEFLRHRHVLTSFSAELRGFIDERLEMQGLKREVVFSSPNFATTPFIVQRTSAIATVPEFIGRVWRDTLGLALSPLPFEVPRYEVSLMWTAAHDRDPALAWLKREFADAFGTGDRTAHAAS, translated from the coding sequence ATGGCCAACATCATTGAAAATGATTTTCGCCGCTTCGACCTGAACCTGCTGCTGACCTTTCGCGCGCTGCTCGAGGAGCGCAGCGTCACGCGTGCCGCGCAGCGGCTTTTTCTCGGGCAACCGGCCGTCAGCGGCGCGCTGAAACGCTTGCGCGAAACATTCGGCGACGAGCTGTTCGTGCGCACGCCGCAAGGCATGACGCCGACGCCGCGCGCGCTCGAACTCGCGCGGCAGATCGAACCGTTCCTGCAGTCGCTGCATCAGGCGCTCACCCAGCCTCCCGTTTTCGATCCGGCACGCGCGCAGCGGGTGTTCCGTATCGGCCTCAGCGATTCGCTCGAACTGCTGTTGATGCCGGACATCATGGCGCGCCTCGCCGACACGGCGCCCGGCGTGAAGCTGATCGCGCGCTCCACCGATTCGACGCGCGCCGCCGCGATGCTCGACGATGGCGCGATCGAACTCGCGGTCGGCGTATTCCGCGAATGCGTGCCGTGGCAGCGACGCATGCCGCTGTTTTCATGGCGCTTCGTGAGCGTCTACAACCCCCAGTTCGTCAGGACGCGCCGCAAGCATCTGTCGATGGACGAGTTTCTGCGTCACCGTCATGTACTGACTTCGTTCAGCGCCGAGCTGCGCGGCTTCATCGATGAACGACTCGAGATGCAGGGACTTAAGCGCGAGGTCGTGTTTTCGAGCCCAAACTTCGCAACGACCCCGTTCATCGTGCAACGCACGTCGGCGATCGCTACGGTGCCAGAGTTCATCGGCCGTGTATGGCGCGATACGCTCGGTCTTGCGCTGAGTCCGCTGCCATTCGAGGTACCGCGCTACGAGGTTTCGCTGATGTGGACGGCGGCTC